Proteins encoded in a region of the Isosphaeraceae bacterium EP7 genome:
- a CDS encoding sigma-70 family RNA polymerase sigma factor, producing MPLAEIDRQLLDRCLKKEPGAWNDFVDRYMGLIYHVIHHASHARSVVLSQPDIEDIAAEVFLAIVDDDYAVLRRYKETAALPTYLTVIARRICVKEMVKRFREAELGHTSAHRAGLEDEISGEAEPVIAAEELDRILGELPEREAEVVRLYHLKYQNYRQIGKQLGIPENSVGPILAKARKKLRLTAEQRAS from the coding sequence ATGCCCTTGGCCGAGATCGATCGCCAGTTGCTCGACCGGTGCCTGAAGAAGGAGCCGGGGGCCTGGAACGACTTCGTCGATCGTTACATGGGCCTGATCTACCACGTCATCCACCACGCATCGCATGCGCGGAGCGTGGTCCTCAGCCAGCCAGATATCGAGGATATCGCCGCCGAGGTCTTCCTGGCCATCGTCGACGATGACTACGCCGTCCTCCGCCGCTACAAGGAAACCGCGGCCCTGCCGACCTATCTGACGGTGATCGCCCGGAGGATCTGCGTCAAGGAGATGGTCAAGCGGTTCCGCGAGGCCGAGCTGGGCCACACCTCGGCGCATCGCGCGGGGCTGGAAGACGAGATCTCCGGCGAGGCCGAGCCAGTCATCGCGGCCGAGGAGCTCGACCGGATCCTAGGCGAGCTGCCCGAGCGTGAGGCCGAAGTCGTCCGGCTCTATCACCTGAAGTACCAGAACTATCGCCAGATCGGCAAGCAGCTCGGGATCCCCGAGAACTCGGTCGGCCCGATCCTGGCCAAGGCCCGCAAGAAACTCCGCCTGACCGCCGAGCAGCGGGCCTCCTGA
- a CDS encoding acyltransferase has translation MHRDPSVETIRGLAVVLVVLFHSLVSVDGAHLSDAGLSALRWLMAPLVLIRMPLFAAMSGYVAGLGSAGADPSPRRFIAAKARRLLVPFASMLTLTLLVRAARNGLRPDKYPMDWDPGVLLGHFVYGFEHLWYLQALFLMVVGFSALDRLGCVRTVGGWMATTCVAAALALLLPDWRIFNLHEALALSASFLLGVGLARFPAMIFTRTTMVACMLATAVGFATFLLTKSGHLEVPAGRNSLVGVLTAMAAIPVIFRRRLILPVLPTLASYSYSIYLFHTLGLYWGYWLSIKLLQGHDRLLFVLFNAMFAIVFSAAAHHVVTSHPMLAFLFLGERTKVKVRAPRPRPAAIRTILVGQVS, from the coding sequence GTGCATCGGGACCCCTCAGTTGAGACGATTCGAGGCCTGGCGGTGGTGCTCGTCGTGCTGTTCCACTCGCTGGTCTCGGTGGACGGTGCGCACCTGAGCGACGCGGGTCTCTCGGCCCTCAGGTGGCTGATGGCCCCGCTGGTCCTGATCAGGATGCCATTGTTCGCGGCGATGTCGGGCTACGTCGCCGGGCTCGGGTCGGCGGGCGCGGACCCGAGCCCGAGGCGATTCATCGCGGCGAAGGCCCGGCGGCTCCTCGTCCCGTTCGCCTCGATGCTGACGCTGACCTTGCTGGTGCGTGCCGCTCGGAACGGACTGAGGCCGGACAAGTACCCGATGGACTGGGATCCGGGCGTGCTGCTCGGCCACTTCGTCTACGGCTTCGAGCACCTCTGGTATTTGCAGGCGTTGTTCCTGATGGTGGTGGGGTTCTCGGCGCTGGACCGTCTCGGGTGCGTGCGGACGGTCGGCGGCTGGATGGCGACGACGTGCGTGGCGGCGGCGCTCGCCCTGCTGCTGCCGGACTGGCGGATCTTCAATCTGCACGAGGCCCTGGCCCTGTCGGCGTCGTTCCTGCTCGGCGTCGGGTTGGCCCGCTTCCCAGCGATGATCTTCACGCGGACCACGATGGTCGCCTGCATGCTGGCGACCGCGGTCGGTTTCGCCACATTCTTGCTGACCAAGTCTGGCCACCTGGAGGTCCCCGCCGGCCGGAACAGCCTGGTGGGCGTCCTGACGGCGATGGCGGCGATCCCCGTGATCTTCCGCCGGAGGCTGATTCTCCCGGTCTTGCCGACGCTCGCGAGCTATTCCTACTCGATCTACCTGTTCCACACCCTCGGGCTCTACTGGGGCTACTGGCTGTCGATCAAGCTCTTGCAGGGCCATGACCGCCTGCTGTTCGTCCTGTTCAACGCCATGTTCGCCATCGTCTTCTCCGCGGCCGCCCACCACGTCGTGACCTCCCACCCGATGCTCGCGTTCCTGTTCCTGGGCGAGAGAACGAAGGTTAAGGTACGGGCGCCCAGGCCTAGGCCGGCGGCCATCAGAACGATCCTGGTCGGCCAGGTCTCCTGA
- a CDS encoding serine/threonine-protein kinase yields MATSTENTPPGKKDTRGLSSLSETLLEKSILRRGLATPQELAHCKELRKQMAAREESKNLLEVMLEARVLTKGQGLRLLQEVGAEATAQKLEIPGYQIIDKLGKGSMGMVYKARQTSVDRIVAVKVLLDALAKNKEFIKRFDREAKIAAKLSHSNIVNAIDAGQIDDHHYFVMEYVEGATIKDELEKGKIFDEKVALKVVLAVAEALKHAHERGLIHRDIKPENIILTRDGNVKLADLGLARLTADEKWAMAEAGMAIGTPYYISPEQVRGQVDVDIRGDIYSLGATLYHMVTGKVPYDGATPPEVMRKHVDKNVNFIPPDHVNTKLSSGLGVVVETMMAKNRDNRYRNPDDLIIDLNCLTQGESPILAGSKIDTLASLAEGDSADGEGYGGVAASESELIELAGYVNSRNTIIAALAAILALSLVTNVIFLVRG; encoded by the coding sequence ATGGCGACTTCGACCGAGAACACACCCCCCGGCAAGAAGGACACGCGTGGCCTCTCCTCGCTCAGCGAGACGCTGCTGGAGAAGTCGATCCTCCGCCGGGGGCTTGCCACGCCCCAGGAGCTGGCCCACTGCAAGGAGCTGCGCAAGCAGATGGCCGCCCGGGAGGAGTCCAAGAACCTACTCGAGGTGATGCTCGAGGCGCGGGTGCTCACCAAGGGGCAGGGCCTCAGGCTGCTGCAAGAGGTGGGCGCCGAAGCGACCGCGCAGAAGCTTGAGATCCCCGGCTACCAGATCATCGACAAGCTGGGCAAGGGCTCGATGGGCATGGTCTACAAGGCCAGGCAGACCAGCGTCGACCGCATCGTCGCGGTCAAGGTGCTGCTCGACGCCCTGGCCAAGAACAAGGAATTCATCAAGCGGTTCGACCGAGAGGCCAAGATCGCCGCCAAGCTGTCGCACAGCAACATCGTCAACGCCATCGACGCCGGTCAGATCGACGACCACCACTATTTCGTGATGGAATACGTCGAGGGCGCCACGATCAAGGACGAGCTGGAGAAGGGCAAGATCTTCGACGAAAAGGTGGCCCTCAAGGTGGTGCTGGCGGTCGCCGAGGCACTGAAGCATGCCCACGAGCGCGGCCTGATCCACCGAGACATCAAGCCAGAGAACATCATCCTGACCCGCGACGGCAACGTGAAGCTGGCCGACCTGGGCCTGGCCCGGCTGACGGCCGACGAGAAGTGGGCGATGGCCGAGGCCGGCATGGCCATCGGCACCCCCTACTACATCAGCCCCGAGCAGGTGCGCGGGCAGGTCGACGTCGACATTCGCGGCGATATCTACAGCCTGGGGGCGACCCTCTACCACATGGTCACCGGCAAGGTGCCCTACGACGGCGCGACGCCGCCCGAGGTGATGCGCAAGCATGTTGATAAGAACGTTAATTTCATCCCGCCCGACCACGTCAACACCAAGCTCTCCAGCGGGCTGGGCGTCGTCGTCGAGACGATGATGGCCAAGAACAGGGACAACCGCTATCGCAACCCGGACGACCTGATCATCGACCTGAACTGCCTGACCCAGGGCGAGTCGCCGATCCTGGCCGGCTCGAAGATCGACACCCTCGCCAGCCTGGCGGAGGGGGATTCGGCCGACGGCGAGGGATACGGCGGGGTCGCGGCGAGCGAGTCGGAACTGATCGAACTGGCGGGCTACGTGAACAGCCGCAACACCATCATCGCGGCCCTCGCCGCGATCCTGGCCCTGTCGCTGGTCACCAACGTGATCTTCCTCGTCCGGGGCTGA
- a CDS encoding MBL fold metallo-hydrolase, producing MSIEPVVPGLHRIAIGSVNAYLIEADEVLTLVDTGYPGKADEIVAAIRSIGRDPGDLRSIVVTHCHIDHAGSLAELKRRTGAEAWMHPVDAEMVRAGRCKRPLKPAPGISNWLIGNLILRLAPNDLEAAEVEHEIADGEILPVGGGLRAIHAPGHCAGQVALLWPHQGGVLLVADAAANVLGLGLSPLYEDLAEGRESLARLSELDFEVACFGHGKPIKEGASAKFRRLWPSARAVSPR from the coding sequence ATGTCCATCGAGCCAGTCGTCCCGGGCCTCCACCGAATCGCGATCGGCTCGGTCAACGCCTATCTGATCGAGGCCGACGAGGTCCTGACGCTGGTCGACACCGGATACCCCGGCAAGGCCGACGAGATCGTGGCCGCGATCCGGTCGATCGGCCGTGATCCGGGCGACCTGCGGTCGATCGTGGTCACCCATTGCCACATCGACCACGCCGGCAGCCTGGCGGAGCTGAAGCGGAGGACCGGGGCCGAGGCCTGGATGCACCCCGTCGACGCCGAGATGGTCCGCGCGGGTCGATGCAAGCGACCGCTGAAGCCGGCCCCCGGGATTAGCAACTGGCTGATCGGCAACCTGATCCTTCGGCTCGCCCCCAACGACCTGGAAGCCGCCGAGGTCGAGCACGAGATCGCCGATGGCGAGATCCTGCCGGTGGGCGGCGGCCTGCGGGCGATCCATGCGCCTGGTCATTGTGCGGGGCAGGTCGCCCTGCTCTGGCCCCACCAGGGGGGCGTCCTGCTCGTCGCCGATGCCGCGGCCAATGTCCTCGGCCTCGGGCTGAGCCCGCTCTACGAGGACCTGGCCGAGGGCCGCGAGAGCCTGGCCAGGCTCTCGGAACTTGACTTCGAGGTCGCTTGCTTCGGCCACGGCAAGCCGATCAAGGAGGGAGCGTCGGCCAAATTCCGTCGGCTCTGGCCTTCGGCTCGGGCCGTCTCCCCCCGGTGA
- a CDS encoding class I SAM-dependent rRNA methyltransferase: protein MSAPVRVTLGPRRARPFFARHPWVYVQSIARVDVEPAAGDEVVVVSHENQFVARGLFNPASAIRVRLYRWDDQPLDDAFWLGRLDAALALRNDVLDLSSAPNSACRLVFSEADGLSGLTVDRFDRWLAVQFTSRALYERRDLILDHLIARTGAEGVILRTEKGIGQREGLVVSDGPVRGTMPDGPIEIVENGLTFAVDLATGQKTGFYLDQRDNRRATAALAKGRSVLDLFTYSGGFALNALAAGATSALGVDSSAPALALARRNAERNNLPATFEQADVFDFLEAQKAAGTTYGMVVCDPPKFARSAANVDDALKAYLRLNRLALSVLEPGGILVTFSCSGLVDRRMFADLLGRVAELSERPIQILEQRGAALDHPVAASCLETDYLSCLLCRVL from the coding sequence ATGTCCGCACCCGTCCGCGTCACGCTCGGCCCTCGCCGGGCCCGCCCCTTCTTCGCCCGCCACCCCTGGGTCTACGTCCAGTCGATCGCCCGGGTCGACGTCGAGCCCGCAGCTGGCGACGAGGTCGTCGTCGTCAGCCACGAGAACCAGTTCGTCGCACGCGGCCTTTTCAATCCCGCAAGCGCCATTCGAGTCCGGCTCTACCGCTGGGACGACCAGCCGCTCGACGACGCCTTCTGGCTCGGCCGCCTCGACGCCGCGCTCGCCCTGCGCAACGACGTCCTCGATCTCTCGTCGGCCCCCAATTCCGCCTGCCGCCTCGTCTTCAGCGAAGCCGACGGCCTTTCCGGGCTCACCGTCGACCGCTTCGACCGCTGGCTGGCAGTCCAGTTCACCAGCCGGGCTTTGTACGAGCGCCGCGACCTGATCCTCGACCACCTGATCGCGCGGACCGGCGCCGAGGGGGTCATCCTCCGCACCGAGAAGGGGATCGGCCAACGCGAAGGGCTCGTCGTCAGCGATGGGCCCGTCCGCGGCACCATGCCCGACGGCCCCATCGAGATCGTGGAGAACGGCCTGACCTTCGCCGTCGACCTCGCCACCGGCCAGAAGACCGGCTTCTATCTCGACCAGCGCGACAACCGCCGGGCCACCGCCGCGCTCGCCAAGGGGCGGTCGGTGCTCGACCTGTTCACCTACTCGGGCGGCTTCGCCCTCAATGCGCTCGCCGCGGGCGCGACCTCGGCGCTGGGGGTCGACTCCTCCGCGCCGGCGCTCGCCCTGGCCCGGCGTAATGCCGAGCGCAACAACCTGCCCGCCACCTTCGAGCAGGCCGACGTCTTCGACTTCCTGGAGGCCCAGAAGGCGGCCGGAACGACCTACGGGATGGTCGTCTGCGACCCCCCCAAGTTCGCCCGCAGCGCCGCCAACGTCGATGACGCCCTCAAGGCCTATCTCCGCCTGAACCGACTGGCGCTCTCCGTGCTGGAGCCCGGCGGCATCCTGGTGACGTTCTCGTGCTCGGGCCTGGTCGACCGGCGGATGTTCGCCGACCTCCTCGGCCGCGTCGCCGAGCTCTCCGAGCGGCCGATCCAGATCCTCGAGCAGCGAGGCGCGGCCCTCGACCATCCGGTCGCCGCCTCTTGCCTTGAGACCGACTACCTCAGCTGCCTGCTCTGCCGCGTCCTCTGA
- a CDS encoding response regulator, which yields MDLPKPLPKILIADDNIQNVELLEAYLSDVECEIKTAFDGEDTLRAVAADRPDLILLDVMMPKLSGFEVCKKLRADPATRDLLILMVTALNEPSDFERGVQAGTDDFLTKPVNKVELLCRIKSLLRVRHYQSQLERTLAYLSEFETASREQAP from the coding sequence TTGGACCTGCCGAAGCCGTTGCCCAAAATCCTGATCGCCGACGACAACATCCAGAACGTCGAGCTTCTGGAGGCGTACCTGTCCGACGTCGAATGCGAGATCAAAACCGCATTCGACGGCGAGGACACCTTGCGCGCCGTCGCCGCCGACCGCCCCGACCTCATCCTGCTCGACGTGATGATGCCCAAGCTCTCCGGCTTCGAGGTCTGCAAGAAGCTGCGGGCCGACCCCGCCACCCGCGACCTGCTCATCTTGATGGTCACCGCGCTCAACGAGCCGTCCGACTTCGAGCGCGGCGTGCAGGCCGGCACCGACGACTTCCTCACCAAGCCCGTCAATAAGGTTGAGCTGCTCTGCCGGATCAAGAGCCTGCTCCGCGTCCGCCATTACCAGAGTCAGCTCGAGCGGACCCTGGCTTACCTCTCCGAGTTCGAGACTGCCAGCCGCGAGCAGGCCCCCTGA
- a CDS encoding BlaI/MecI/CopY family transcriptional regulator, which produces MARTPRDVTEAELAVLQALWDLGPSTIRQLTEATYADEGASPYATVQKLLERLEGKGIVARDRSTQVHVFRASVDREALIGRRLRAVADTLCGGSLTPLLTHLVQANRLSEQERAALRKLIDKMGP; this is translated from the coding sequence ATGGCACGGACCCCGCGCGATGTGACGGAGGCGGAACTCGCGGTGCTCCAGGCGCTCTGGGACCTGGGGCCTTCGACGATCCGGCAACTGACGGAGGCGACCTATGCGGACGAGGGGGCCTCGCCGTACGCGACGGTGCAGAAGCTGCTAGAGCGGCTTGAAGGGAAGGGGATCGTGGCCCGCGATCGGTCGACCCAGGTGCACGTCTTCCGCGCGAGCGTCGACCGCGAGGCGCTCATCGGCCGTCGGCTCAGGGCGGTGGCCGACACCCTCTGCGGCGGCTCGCTGACTCCCTTGCTGACGCATCTGGTCCAGGCCAACCGGCTGAGCGAGCAGGAGCGGGCCGCCCTGCGCAAGCTGATCGACAAGATGGGGCCCTGA